A window of Leptotrichia wadei contains these coding sequences:
- a CDS encoding TIGR00282 family metallophosphoesterase, translated as MKFLIIGDVVGRPGRNTLFKYLEKRRQNYDFIIVNGENSAGGFGINVKIAKEMFERGVDVITLGNHSWDKREIYPYINEQKNLIRPINFTKEAPGNGYTIVEKNEIKVAVINAQCKVFMPPIACPFLAVEEVLPKIKEKTDIIVLDFHGEATSEKQAMGWNLTGRVSAVYGTHTHTQTADERILPGGTAYISDIGMTGGHDGILGMNRRESIQRFKDGMPTRYSVCEENLRINGIELKVDEKIGKAVSIKRVNMGYDEI; from the coding sequence ATGAAATTTTTAATAATTGGAGATGTTGTTGGAAGACCTGGTAGAAATACACTATTTAAATATTTAGAAAAAAGACGGCAAAATTATGATTTTATTATTGTAAATGGAGAAAATTCTGCTGGTGGATTTGGGATAAATGTGAAAATTGCAAAGGAAATGTTTGAACGTGGAGTGGATGTTATAACTTTGGGAAATCATAGTTGGGATAAAAGGGAGATTTATCCTTATATTAATGAACAGAAAAATTTGATTAGACCTATTAATTTCACGAAAGAAGCTCCAGGAAATGGTTATACAATTGTAGAGAAAAATGAGATAAAAGTAGCAGTTATAAATGCACAATGTAAAGTATTTATGCCGCCAATTGCCTGTCCATTTTTGGCAGTTGAGGAAGTTTTGCCTAAAATAAAGGAAAAAACAGATATTATTGTGCTTGATTTTCACGGAGAAGCTACTTCGGAAAAGCAGGCAATGGGATGGAATTTAACTGGAAGAGTATCGGCAGTTTATGGAACACATACACATACTCAAACGGCTGATGAAAGAATATTACCTGGAGGAACCGCTTATATTTCAGATATTGGAATGACAGGAGGACATGATGGTATTTTGGGAATGAATAGAAGAGAAAGTATTCAAAGATTTAAAGATGGAATGCCAACAAGATATTCTGTATGTGAAGAAAATTTAAGAATTAATGGAATTGAACTGAAAGTAGATGAAAAGATAGGAAAAGCAGTTTCTATAAAACGTGTAAATATGGGATACGATGAAATATAA
- the prmA gene encoding 50S ribosomal protein L11 methyltransferase, whose translation MKWIKVKVDYFSDSLEKTKAKLVNMFNEIGINQVEVIDYFSENELDYNANFSSKNDVWSIIGYIVDNRFANTKLNIIFNNLKEFMESENEFIYEIFTAKCNDEDWQDEWKKYFHTVNITDNIVIKPSWDEYEPSDNEIVVEIDPGLAFGTGTHETTSLCVEFLEKYAKNKKKLLDIGCGSGILMLIGKKLGVEKVVGIDIDEKVNDVVLENFSKNGINDNFQVIIGNLVDNVNEKYDLVVSNILVDVLEKLLEDIEKALEKGAIVIFSGILNEKEEAFLKKAKNYNLKQIDRKDKNNWVSLVFKYES comes from the coding sequence ATGAAGTGGATAAAAGTAAAAGTAGACTATTTTTCAGATAGTTTAGAAAAAACTAAAGCAAAATTAGTAAATATGTTTAATGAAATTGGAATTAATCAAGTTGAAGTAATTGATTACTTTTCAGAAAATGAACTTGACTATAATGCAAATTTTTCTAGTAAAAATGATGTTTGGAGCATTATTGGATATATTGTAGATAATAGATTTGCAAATACAAAATTAAATATTATTTTTAATAATTTAAAAGAATTTATGGAAAGTGAAAATGAGTTTATATATGAAATTTTTACAGCTAAATGTAACGATGAAGACTGGCAAGATGAATGGAAAAAGTATTTCCATACTGTAAACATAACTGATAATATTGTGATAAAGCCCAGCTGGGATGAATATGAGCCGTCTGATAACGAAATTGTAGTTGAGATTGATCCTGGACTTGCTTTCGGAACTGGAACACATGAAACAACTTCACTTTGTGTGGAATTTTTGGAAAAATATGCCAAAAATAAGAAAAAATTGCTTGATATTGGATGTGGCTCTGGAATTTTAATGTTAATTGGGAAAAAATTAGGTGTAGAAAAAGTCGTTGGAATTGACATTGATGAAAAAGTAAATGATGTTGTACTGGAAAATTTTTCTAAAAATGGAATAAATGACAATTTTCAAGTAATAATTGGAAATCTTGTAGATAATGTAAATGAAAAATATGACCTGGTTGTTTCAAATATTTTGGTGGATGTTTTAGAAAAACTGCTTGAGGATATAGAGAAGGCTTTGGAAAAGGGGGCTATAGTTATTTTTTCTGGAATTCTAAATGAAAAAGAAGAGGCGTTTTTAAAAAAGGCTAAAAATTATAATTTGAAGCAGATTGACAGAAAAGATAAGAATAATTGGGTGTCGCTTGTTTTTAAATATGAGAGTTAA
- the cmk gene encoding (d)CMP kinase translates to MIIAIDGPAGSGKSTIAKLIAKDIGLVYLDTGAMYRLVTLKALNEGIFGNGKLSDLEKIKKLLDNLNIDIKENGFYLDDVDVSEEIRKPIISENVSDIAAVREVREKMVDLQRKFSKSKNVILDGRDIGTVVFPNADLKIFLVADAKERAKRRYKELVEKGENVEIEEIYDNILKRDKIDSTRKESPLKKAKDAVEVDTTFKSIKEVKNEILKMINVNI, encoded by the coding sequence ATGATAATTGCTATTGATGGTCCAGCTGGAAGTGGTAAAAGCACCATTGCAAAACTAATTGCAAAGGATATAGGGCTTGTTTATCTCGATACAGGGGCTATGTATAGGCTTGTTACGTTAAAAGCTTTGAATGAGGGGATATTTGGGAATGGTAAATTAAGTGATTTGGAGAAAATAAAAAAACTGCTTGATAATCTCAATATTGATATTAAGGAAAATGGTTTTTATCTTGATGATGTTGATGTAAGTGAAGAAATTAGAAAGCCGATTATTTCAGAAAATGTGTCGGATATTGCGGCAGTTCGAGAAGTACGAGAAAAAATGGTGGATTTACAGAGAAAGTTTTCCAAATCAAAAAATGTTATTTTAGATGGACGTGATATTGGAACAGTTGTTTTTCCAAATGCAGATTTGAAAATATTTTTAGTTGCTGATGCAAAGGAAAGGGCTAAAAGACGTTACAAGGAACTTGTTGAAAAAGGTGAAAATGTTGAAATTGAAGAAATTTACGATAATATTTTAAAAAGGGATAAAATTGATTCTACACGTAAGGAAAGTCCGTTAAAGAAAGCAAAAGATGCAGTTGAAGTGGATACGACTTTTAAAAGTATTAAAGAAGTGAAAAATGAGATTTTAAAAATGATAAATGTAAATATTTAA
- a CDS encoding HU family DNA-binding protein, whose protein sequence is MSKKEFVDAYAKATGETKKRAEELVNQFLDSVEEVLLNGDSVQFVGWGTFEVKERAARTGINPQTKEEIQIPAKKVVKFKVGKKLADNVAEGK, encoded by the coding sequence ATGTCAAAAAAAGAATTTGTAGATGCTTATGCAAAAGCTACAGGAGAAACTAAAAAAAGAGCAGAGGAATTGGTAAACCAATTTTTAGATAGTGTGGAAGAAGTATTATTAAATGGAGATTCAGTTCAATTTGTTGGATGGGGAACGTTTGAAGTAAAGGAAAGAGCAGCAAGAACAGGAATTAATCCACAAACTAAAGAAGAAATTCAAATACCTGCAAAAAAAGTTGTTAAATTTAAAGTAGGTAAAAAATTAGCTGATAATGTAGCTGAAGGAAAATAA
- a CDS encoding 3-deoxy-D-manno-octulosonic acid transferase: MENDDFLNNGEEAIFIHFSSVGEFNLTKELISEILEEKKTGKKEKVILSVMTNTGFEAVSKEYSENGNVRIFYFPLDDFLAIRKIYKKYKIKKTIVIETEIWPNLYYFAAKNGELFIANGRLTEKKLKSYLKFGWIIKKTINRAKKIMVQSISDKERYERLGVQRGKIKVYKNLKYSIKYNKISEIQKKEYYDTVVDKNKKIIVCGSTRLDEEKIWLDILKKIDTNNEYQLIIAPRHLKRISDIEKMILERYSRDDYSLFTKINKNKKNDKITKYKKIVIVDKMGILTDFYQLADFVFVGGTLVDIGGHSILEPLYYGKKPIIGKYFQNIEEIVKDAKELGFVKIVENEDEIVEYLKKFENIDTREFFEKNNEIGKILDEILY, encoded by the coding sequence ATGGAAAATGATGATTTTTTAAATAATGGTGAAGAAGCAATTTTTATTCATTTTTCATCGGTTGGAGAATTCAACTTGACAAAGGAACTTATTTCAGAAATATTAGAGGAGAAAAAGACTGGAAAAAAAGAGAAGGTTATTCTTTCTGTTATGACAAATACTGGATTTGAGGCAGTTAGCAAAGAATATTCTGAAAATGGGAATGTAAGAATATTTTATTTTCCACTTGATGATTTTCTTGCAATTCGTAAAATTTATAAAAAATATAAAATAAAAAAGACAATAGTTATAGAAACTGAAATTTGGCCGAATTTATATTATTTTGCTGCTAAAAATGGAGAATTATTCATTGCCAATGGAAGGCTTACAGAAAAAAAATTAAAATCATATCTAAAATTTGGCTGGATTATTAAAAAAACTATAAATCGTGCAAAAAAAATAATGGTACAAAGTATTTCAGATAAGGAAAGATATGAAAGACTGGGAGTTCAAAGGGGTAAAATTAAAGTTTATAAAAATTTAAAATATTCAATTAAATATAATAAAATCTCAGAGATTCAAAAAAAAGAATATTATGATACAGTTGTAGATAAAAATAAAAAAATAATTGTATGCGGAAGTACACGTTTAGATGAGGAGAAAATTTGGCTGGACATTTTAAAAAAAATAGATACAAATAATGAATATCAGTTAATTATTGCACCAAGACATTTGAAACGGATTAGCGATATTGAAAAAATGATTTTGGAAAGATATTCAAGAGATGATTATTCTTTATTTACAAAGATTAATAAAAATAAAAAAAATGATAAAATAACGAAATATAAAAAAATAGTTATAGTCGATAAAATGGGAATTTTGACTGATTTTTATCAATTAGCGGATTTTGTATTTGTTGGAGGGACGCTTGTAGATATTGGTGGGCATTCAATTTTAGAGCCGCTTTATTATGGGAAAAAGCCGATTATTGGGAAATATTTTCAAAATATTGAGGAAATTGTAAAGGATGCTAAAGAACTTGGATTTGTTAAAATTGTGGAAAATGAAGATGAAATTGTTGAATATTTGAAAAAGTTTGAAAATATTGATACAAGGGAATTTTTTGAAAAAAATAATGAGATAGGTAAAATATTGGATGAAATTTTATATTAA